A segment of the Salvia miltiorrhiza cultivar Shanhuang (shh) unplaced genomic scaffold, IMPLAD_Smil_shh original_scaffold_209, whole genome shotgun sequence genome:
AACTGCTCGATGCATCGCTAGACTCGGGAGGTCTCTGCTTGAAGATGTTCTTTTTATTACCAGCCGAGCCCTCGGCCAAGAGGCTAGGCGTATCCAAGATCTGTCGATATAAAGAcaaaattaaaaccaattaCGATTTTAGAACACCATCCAGTGCTAGGAGCTAAGGTTAACGCGCCTTTATATCTTTGAAACAAGAAATCCACACATAGATTATGCAAACCTACTGACCTTCAAAACAAGTTCCTCAAAACACTGCTCCACGTTGACACGAGTTTTGGCACTACATTCGATGAAGAGGCAGCCATATTCCCTAGCAAAGTCGATTCCTTCTTTTTTACTGACAACCCTTTCGCTCTCCTGCAAAAGATGTGAATGATATCGCAAGCAGAAAAGAACACTACCACACAATACAGTCGGAGAAAGTGACCAGAGACAAGATTTAACAGATAAACCTAAATGATAATAGAATATGACATATACCTAATAATATTTTCCATATCATGCGCCAGCTAGTGCTAAAAAGGGGAATTAATACCTTATCTACTTTGTTGCCAACTAGCATCTTGATGCAATCTTGGTTTGTGGAGTAGAGATCGATTTCTTTAGCCCAAATATCAGATAGATTCGTAAAGGTGTCTCTTCGTGTCACATCATATACTGTATCATGAACAAATGGTTTTGGGGGTAAGAAACTGGGAAATATTAAGTAATAATGCTAGGAagtgaaattaaaagaaacgctTTAATGTCGAAATAGACAATTTGGTGTTTATACGGCATTCGGCATACCCATGATGATTCCTTGAGCCCCTCGATAGTAGGAACTAGTCAAAGTCCGAAATCTTTCTTGTCCAGCTGCAAAAGGGGAAGTTAGATTTGCAAGCAATCTGAAATCAATTACTCTGAAGTAATATAGATCCATATAAAACAGACAACACATGCAAATGCCAAATAGGAGTTTTTTTTCGGTGGGGTAGAAAAAATAGAAGATACATTCACCTTAAAAGCTATTGGTATATCACAAGTTCATAATTGTTGGCTAGGTATTAAAACTATAATGAATAATGATGTTCAACAATTGAATACAAGATAGTTAGTAAAAGAAGCTggaatatacatacatataatgCATATATGTTATGGTTAGTGAATGATTCTACTATATGCCCCCCAATG
Coding sequences within it:
- the LOC131003386 gene encoding ras-related protein RABC1; translated protein: MESSSGAAPEFDYLFKLLMIGDSGVGKSSLLLSFTSDAFEELSPTIGVDFKVKHVTLGGKKLKLAIWDTAGQERFRTLTSSYYRGAQGIIMVYDVTRRDTFTNLSDIWAKEIDLYSTNQDCIKMLVGNKVDKESERVVSKKEGIDFAREYGCLFIECSAKTRVNVEQCFEELVLKILDTPSLLAEGSAGNKKNIFKQRPPESSDASSSCC